The proteins below are encoded in one region of Pseudomonas putida S13.1.2:
- a CDS encoding lipocalin-like domain-containing protein, with the protein MKRNALLLLCGLLCACDPPAPQSYAGLGQQADGFSQVARAHRLEFPRDHGAHDGFRIEWWYVTANLKDAQGRDWGAQWTLFRSAVRPGPETTDWNSPNLWMGHAALTGPDGHQSGETLARGGIGQAGVQAQPFRAWINDWSLQGRGGIESLQMVAGGEGFRYDLRLDSDRPLVLHGDQGYSEKSGKGQASYYYSQPFYRVRGEVERDGMCIAVTGQAWLDREWSSQPLAAGQTGWDWFSLHLDSGAKLMVFQVRQAEGDAYRAGTWVGPQGEVVALQGAQVQLQALARAEQKNGKQVPTRWRVQVPAHGVDVQVDAVEPRAWMDTRFPYWEGPVRLSGSAGGRGYLEMTGY; encoded by the coding sequence ATGAAGCGTAACGCCTTGCTGTTGCTATGCGGCCTGCTATGCGCTTGTGATCCGCCGGCGCCACAAAGCTATGCCGGGCTGGGGCAGCAGGCAGACGGTTTCAGCCAGGTGGCCCGTGCGCATCGCCTGGAGTTCCCGCGTGACCATGGCGCGCACGATGGCTTTCGCATCGAATGGTGGTACGTCACCGCCAACCTCAAGGACGCCCAAGGGCGTGACTGGGGCGCGCAGTGGACCCTGTTCCGCTCGGCCGTGCGCCCCGGCCCTGAAACCACCGACTGGAACAGCCCCAACCTGTGGATGGGGCACGCGGCCCTGACCGGGCCGGATGGTCACCAGTCTGGCGAAACCCTGGCGCGCGGCGGTATTGGCCAGGCCGGTGTGCAGGCCCAGCCTTTCCGGGCGTGGATCAATGATTGGTCGTTGCAGGGCAGGGGGGGTATCGAAAGCCTGCAAATGGTCGCCGGGGGTGAAGGTTTTCGCTACGACTTGCGTTTGGACAGTGATCGGCCCCTGGTGCTGCACGGCGATCAGGGTTACAGCGAGAAATCCGGCAAGGGGCAGGCCTCTTACTATTACAGCCAGCCGTTTTACCGTGTGCGCGGGGAAGTGGAACGTGATGGCATGTGCATCGCGGTCACCGGCCAGGCCTGGCTGGACCGGGAATGGAGCAGCCAGCCGCTGGCGGCCGGGCAAACCGGGTGGGACTGGTTTTCCCTGCACCTGGACAGTGGTGCCAAGCTGATGGTGTTCCAGGTGCGTCAGGCTGAGGGCGATGCCTACCGCGCCGGCACGTGGGTTGGCCCGCAAGGTGAAGTGGTAGCGCTGCAAGGCGCGCAGGTGCAGTTGCAGGCCCTGGCCCGGGCCGAGCAGAAGAATGGCAAGCAGGTACCGACGCGCTGGCGGGTGCAGGTGCCGGCGCATGGGGTGGATGTGCAGGTTGACGCGGTGGAGCCACGGGCCTGGATGGATACGCGGTTCCCGTACTGGGAAGGGCCGGTGCGGTTGAGCGGGAGTGCGGGTGGGCGCGGGTATCTGGAGATGACTGGCTACTAG
- a CDS encoding IS3 family transposase, with the protein MINELSEQYGVVDCCRVLGVKRSSFYAWRKRQGRENLERDALRSQVIKLFKASRGSAGSRTLMQEMRREGHKIGRYKVRALMREAGLECRQRRPHRYRSSGAEALIAENQLKRNFKVSTINEVWCGDVTYIQVGRRWLYLAAIIDLYARRVVGWAFSMTADARLACDALRMASESRGKPAGVMFHSDQGCQYTSHKFRAVLEECSLKQSMSHRGQCWDNAAMERFFGALKSEWVPAGGYESEAAAKADIMAYLVRYNLKRLHSYNGYETPVAMEEKLRAAA; encoded by the coding sequence CTGATCAACGAGCTGAGTGAGCAATATGGTGTTGTCGACTGCTGTCGCGTGCTTGGGGTCAAGCGCAGCAGTTTCTATGCCTGGCGCAAACGCCAAGGGCGTGAAAATCTCGAAAGGGATGCTCTACGCTCGCAGGTAATCAAGCTTTTCAAGGCGTCACGAGGCTCCGCAGGCTCACGCACGTTGATGCAGGAAATGCGACGTGAAGGCCATAAAATCGGGCGTTACAAAGTGCGTGCTCTTATGCGTGAAGCTGGTCTGGAATGCCGACAACGAAGGCCCCATCGGTATCGCTCATCGGGCGCGGAAGCACTGATTGCGGAAAACCAGCTGAAGCGAAACTTCAAAGTTTCGACGATCAATGAGGTTTGGTGTGGCGATGTGACTTACATCCAGGTTGGCAGACGTTGGCTCTATTTGGCCGCAATAATCGACTTGTACGCACGCCGAGTTGTGGGCTGGGCATTCTCAATGACTGCCGATGCCAGATTGGCCTGTGACGCGCTGCGTATGGCGTCTGAGTCCAGAGGTAAACCTGCAGGGGTGATGTTTCATTCAGATCAAGGTTGTCAGTACACCAGCCATAAATTCAGGGCTGTGCTTGAAGAGTGCAGCTTGAAACAAAGCATGAGCCACCGTGGCCAATGCTGGGACAACGCCGCCATGGAGCGATTTTTCGGGGCATTGAAATCAGAATGGGTGCCAGCAGGGGGCTATGAGTCCGAAGCTGCAGCTAAGGCCGACATCATGGCTTATTTGGTGCGCTACAACCTCAAGCGCCTCCACAGCTACAACGGCTATGAGACCCCGGTAGCCATGGAGGAAAAGCTCAGGGCAGCGGCATGA
- a CDS encoding transposase gives MILDTFLGRYHGAQLEAKSVRKSYSKEHKIQAAEMVLDGGQSVPEVCQILGIGRTALRRWVEQVRQERAGKVPAGAKAITPDQRRIEELEALVRQKDRDLEILKKASALLLRDSKDHSR, from the coding sequence ATGATTTTGGACACCTTCTTAGGGCGCTATCATGGCGCCCAATTGGAGGCAAAATCAGTGCGAAAGTCCTACTCGAAAGAACACAAAATTCAAGCTGCTGAGATGGTGTTAGACGGCGGCCAGTCGGTTCCTGAGGTGTGCCAAATCCTCGGAATAGGTCGTACAGCTCTCCGCCGCTGGGTTGAGCAGGTACGGCAGGAAAGAGCGGGGAAAGTCCCTGCTGGGGCCAAGGCTATCACCCCGGATCAACGACGCATTGAGGAGCTGGAAGCTCTGGTTCGTCAGAAGGATCGGGATCTCGAAATCCTAAAAAAGGCCAGTGCTCTCCTGCTTCGGGACTCCAAAGATCATTCTCGCTGA
- a CDS encoding enoyl-CoA hydratase, with protein MNDLITRELDQGLLTLAFNRPDKLNALNTAMYQQLGDLLLAAGEDPGVDAIIITGGPHCFTAGNDLRDFLDNPPTNLDSPVFRLMRVVMGLHKPLIAAVSGAAIGIGATLLLHCDQVLVSRSTKLRMPFAPLGVCPEFGSSLLLPRLLGQARAAGLLLGNVLLDGEQAVAWGLANELHEDGEQCLAAARKLARQLQTYPQAALRVSKRLIKDSQRAELEATVARESQLFIECLRTEEARAVLRRLIKD; from the coding sequence ATGAACGACCTGATCACACGCGAGCTGGACCAAGGCCTGCTGACCCTGGCCTTCAACCGCCCCGACAAGCTCAACGCCCTGAACACCGCCATGTACCAGCAACTGGGCGACCTGCTGCTGGCAGCGGGTGAAGACCCTGGCGTCGATGCCATCATTATCACCGGTGGCCCCCACTGCTTCACCGCTGGCAACGACCTGCGCGACTTCCTCGATAACCCGCCCACTAACCTGGACAGCCCGGTGTTCCGCCTGATGCGGGTGGTCATGGGCCTGCACAAGCCGCTGATCGCGGCAGTCAGTGGCGCAGCAATCGGCATCGGCGCCACCTTGCTGCTGCATTGCGACCAGGTGCTGGTGAGCCGCTCGACCAAGTTGCGCATGCCTTTCGCACCGTTGGGGGTATGCCCGGAGTTTGGCTCCAGCCTGTTGCTGCCACGCTTGCTTGGCCAGGCCCGCGCCGCCGGCCTGCTGCTGGGTAACGTGTTGCTGGATGGCGAACAGGCGGTGGCCTGGGGCCTGGCCAATGAGCTGCATGAAGATGGCGAACAGTGCCTGGCCGCAGCGCGCAAGCTGGCGCGGCAGCTGCAAACTTACCCGCAGGCGGCGCTGCGCGTCAGCAAGCGGCTGATCAAGGACAGCCAGCGGGCGGAGCTGGAGGCCACGGTGGCGCGGGAAAGCCAGTTGTTTATCGAGTGCTTGCGCACCGAAGAAGCACGGGCCGTGTTACGGCGGCTGATCAAAGATTAA
- a CDS encoding TetR family transcriptional regulator C-terminal domain-containing protein encodes MSQEARYHRMLPELRKANLVEATLVCLKRHGFQGASIRKISAEAGVSVGLISHHYAGKDELVAEAYLAVTGRVMGLLRDAMAQAAPNARERLSAFFRASFCAELLDPQLLDAWLAFWGAVKTADAINQVHDHSYGEYRKELSRLLAELATQEGWQGFDADLAAISLSALLDGLWLESGLNPGTFTPEQGVIICEAWVDGLQAGGRRRFSLPEGC; translated from the coding sequence ATGAGCCAGGAAGCCCGCTACCACCGCATGCTGCCGGAATTGCGCAAGGCCAACCTGGTCGAAGCGACCCTGGTGTGCCTCAAACGCCACGGATTCCAAGGGGCTTCGATCCGCAAGATTTCGGCCGAGGCCGGGGTCTCGGTCGGGCTGATCAGCCACCACTACGCCGGCAAGGACGAACTGGTTGCCGAAGCCTACCTGGCCGTCACCGGCCGGGTGATGGGGCTGCTGCGTGACGCCATGGCGCAGGCTGCGCCCAATGCCCGGGAGCGGCTGTCGGCGTTTTTCCGCGCCTCGTTCTGTGCAGAGTTGCTCGACCCGCAGCTGCTCGACGCCTGGCTGGCGTTCTGGGGCGCGGTAAAGACGGCTGACGCGATCAACCAGGTGCATGACCATTCCTATGGCGAGTACCGCAAGGAGCTGAGCCGGTTGCTGGCCGAGTTGGCCACGCAGGAGGGCTGGCAGGGCTTCGATGCCGACCTCGCGGCCATCAGCCTCAGTGCCCTGCTCGATGGCCTGTGGCTGGAGTCGGGGCTCAACCCCGGCACCTTCACCCCCGAGCAGGGCGTGATTATCTGCGAGGCCTGGGTCGACGGCCTGCAGGCCGGTGGTCGGCGGCGCTTCAGCCTGCCCGAGGGCTGTTGA
- a CDS encoding response regulator: MTPRVLIVDDDPLIRDLLQAYLSQEGYDVHCADTAEKAEAWLASQDVDLVLLDIRLPGKDGLTLTRELRVRSEVGIILITGRNDDIDRIVGLECGADDYVIKPLNPRELVSRAKNLIRRVRHAREVHPAPACAQSLKQFADWALDTDRRRLIDPRGGQTLLTHGEFQLLSVFLRNSGHTLSRDQLMDQIRNREWVPNDRSIDVLVGRLRRKLHDDPAEPQLIITIHGTGYLFTASVAA, translated from the coding sequence ATGACGCCTCGGGTATTGATCGTCGATGACGATCCGCTTATTCGTGACTTGCTGCAGGCCTATCTGTCCCAGGAAGGCTACGACGTGCACTGTGCCGACACGGCGGAAAAGGCCGAAGCCTGGCTCGCCAGCCAGGATGTCGACCTGGTGCTGCTGGATATCCGCCTGCCTGGCAAGGACGGCCTCACCCTGACCCGCGAGCTGCGGGTGCGCTCGGAGGTGGGCATCATCCTCATCACCGGCCGCAACGACGACATCGACCGCATTGTCGGCCTGGAATGCGGCGCTGACGACTACGTGATCAAACCGCTCAACCCCCGCGAGCTGGTATCGCGCGCCAAAAACCTGATCCGCCGCGTGCGCCATGCCCGCGAAGTGCACCCGGCACCGGCCTGCGCGCAGTCGCTGAAACAGTTTGCCGACTGGGCGCTGGACACCGACCGCCGTCGCCTGATCGACCCACGCGGCGGGCAAACCCTGCTGACCCACGGTGAGTTCCAGTTGCTCAGCGTGTTCCTGCGCAACAGCGGCCATACCCTGAGCCGCGACCAGCTGATGGACCAGATTCGCAACCGCGAGTGGGTGCCTAACGACCGCTCCATCGACGTGCTGGTCGGTCGCCTGCGGCGCAAGCTGCACGATGACCCGGCCGAGCCGCAACTGATCATCACCATTCACGGTACCGGCTACCTGTTCACTGCCAGCGTGGCCGCATGA
- a CDS encoding substrate-binding periplasmic protein, which produces MIPRARRAWAMVLALLAVPAGAAQTVRYCDYPVYPPMSWSDGHQVRGLAPTVVRELFARMGYQVQTVVLGNWKRCLMDAAAGRVDVVLAYNSDQRDQRMHFSTEPVVREEVAVFYNRKRPVQFQLLEDLAGYRGGLLYGESYGAEFDRFVARHQNIERVSSSQQNFGKLIRGRIDYVIQERRTGQLFIEHLPGAQDIRVLPSALSVDYLRVAVSRQSPLSQHMDEIDAQLRRMNQAGEIARWLEQSEVTYRDMINLPADAR; this is translated from the coding sequence ATGATCCCCCGCGCCCGCCGTGCCTGGGCGATGGTGCTGGCATTGCTCGCTGTGCCGGCCGGTGCGGCACAGACGGTGCGCTACTGCGATTACCCGGTGTACCCGCCGATGTCCTGGAGCGACGGCCACCAGGTGCGTGGCCTGGCGCCAACCGTGGTGCGCGAACTGTTCGCCCGCATGGGCTACCAGGTGCAGACCGTGGTGCTGGGCAACTGGAAACGCTGCCTGATGGACGCTGCCGCCGGGCGGGTAGACGTGGTGCTGGCCTACAACAGCGACCAACGGGACCAGCGCATGCATTTTTCCACGGAGCCGGTGGTGCGCGAGGAAGTAGCTGTGTTCTACAACCGCAAACGGCCGGTGCAGTTCCAGCTGTTGGAGGACCTGGCCGGTTACCGCGGCGGCCTGTTGTACGGCGAAAGCTATGGCGCCGAATTCGACCGCTTCGTCGCCCGCCACCAGAACATCGAACGGGTGTCTTCCAGCCAGCAGAACTTTGGCAAGCTGATCCGCGGGCGCATCGACTACGTGATCCAGGAGCGGCGCACCGGCCAACTGTTCATCGAGCACCTGCCCGGGGCGCAGGACATCCGCGTATTGCCCAGCGCACTGAGCGTGGACTACCTGCGCGTTGCCGTATCGCGGCAATCACCCCTGAGCCAGCACATGGACGAAATCGACGCGCAGTTGCGGCGCATGAACCAGGCTGGCGAGATCGCGCGCTGGCTGGAGCAGAGCGAGGTCACCTACCGCGACATGATCAACCTGCCGGCAGATGCCCGATGA
- a CDS encoding hybrid sensor histidine kinase/response regulator: MIRLHTDGLLRRLLRFILLFSLCFTVLASGVQLYFEYRREMRDIEARMALIRAGYLASLERSLWDLDEAQMDTQLRGLVDFSDVARVRLVSDDFQLLRGEAEPKGPLRIERFPLDYQPPSGPARHLGELEVSIDLGAVHRRLYATGLASLLWMGVFLCGLAVALSGLFYRLVTRHLQVMAEFARRIGAGQWQEPLRLGRRRSSRPDEIDTVANALDDMRRAILSDIERRERDRLALQDKRDELQAMVERRTASLARAKDDAEAANLAKSRFLATMSHELRTPLNGILGMAELLRGGRLEAADRQRLEALYKAGEGLLAILNEVLYFARLEEGESRAELVGFSLRRLCQEVLALLEPMAVDNGDTLHLEVDEQLAGYQHGAEQYLRQVLSNLLANAIKFTEHGQVRLKVQVLASDATTQRLRLSVSDNGIGIEPAVQAKIFDRFVQASEAVARRYGGTGLGLAICKHLVEKLGGCIGLDSVQGQGSCFWFELDMALGQPDSPLEPAQSVSASLDILVVEDVALNREVAGGLLVRDGHRVSFAEDAGQALHICAQRRFDLILLDVHLPGMSGVELCRQLRATPGPNHHSRIVALTAGVQPGQVSGYLEAGMQGVLAKPLRLANLRQALADATPTEQAGMDANMDWSLLATHRSLLGEQKLQGLLNVLRQSLEQHAMALAEALPAQDFTEVLHLAHRLAGSCDSLGFSGLAALLRRLEEAARQHDGQALNALAEPLANQLGQARATLKQLIQS; encoded by the coding sequence ATGATTCGCCTGCACACCGATGGCCTGCTGCGCCGCCTGCTGCGGTTCATCCTGCTGTTCAGCCTGTGTTTCACGGTGCTGGCCAGTGGCGTGCAGCTGTACTTCGAATACCGCCGCGAAATGCGCGACATCGAGGCGCGCATGGCGTTGATCCGTGCCGGCTACCTGGCCAGCCTGGAGCGCAGCCTGTGGGACCTGGACGAGGCGCAGATGGACACACAACTGCGCGGCCTGGTGGACTTTTCCGACGTGGCCCGGGTGCGTTTGGTCAGCGACGATTTTCAACTGCTACGAGGGGAGGCCGAACCCAAAGGGCCGCTGCGCATCGAGCGCTTCCCCCTGGATTATCAGCCCCCCTCGGGCCCGGCCAGGCACCTGGGCGAGCTGGAAGTCAGTATCGACCTGGGTGCGGTGCACCGTCGGCTGTACGCCACCGGCCTTGCCAGCCTGCTGTGGATGGGCGTGTTCCTGTGTGGCCTGGCGGTGGCGCTGTCGGGGCTGTTCTACCGCCTGGTCACCCGCCACCTGCAAGTGATGGCCGAGTTCGCCCGGCGTATTGGCGCCGGCCAGTGGCAGGAGCCGTTGCGCCTGGGCCGCCGCCGTTCATCGCGCCCCGACGAAATCGACACGGTGGCCAATGCCCTGGACGACATGCGACGCGCCATCCTCAGCGACATCGAACGCCGCGAGCGCGACCGCCTGGCGTTGCAGGACAAGCGCGACGAACTGCAGGCCATGGTCGAGCGACGTACCGCCAGCCTGGCCCGGGCCAAGGATGACGCAGAGGCCGCCAACCTGGCCAAGTCGCGCTTTCTGGCGACCATGAGCCACGAGTTGCGCACCCCGCTCAACGGCATCCTGGGCATGGCCGAGCTGCTACGCGGTGGACGGCTGGAAGCGGCCGACCGTCAACGCCTGGAGGCCTTGTACAAAGCCGGCGAGGGGCTGTTGGCGATTCTCAACGAAGTGCTGTACTTCGCCCGGCTCGAAGAAGGCGAGAGCCGCGCCGAACTGGTGGGCTTTTCGCTGCGCCGGTTGTGCCAGGAAGTGCTGGCGCTGCTCGAACCCATGGCCGTGGACAACGGCGACACGCTGCACCTGGAGGTAGATGAGCAATTGGCCGGTTATCAGCACGGTGCCGAGCAGTACCTGCGTCAGGTGCTCAGCAACCTGCTGGCCAATGCCATCAAATTCACCGAGCACGGCCAGGTGCGGCTCAAGGTGCAGGTGCTGGCCAGCGATGCGACCACGCAGCGCCTGCGCCTGTCGGTCAGTGACAATGGCATCGGCATCGAGCCGGCCGTCCAGGCGAAAATCTTCGACCGCTTCGTCCAGGCCAGCGAGGCCGTGGCCCGGCGCTACGGTGGCACCGGGCTGGGCCTGGCGATCTGCAAACACCTGGTGGAAAAGCTGGGGGGCTGCATTGGGCTGGACAGTGTGCAAGGGCAGGGCAGTTGCTTCTGGTTCGAGCTCGACATGGCCCTTGGGCAGCCGGATTCACCCCTTGAGCCAGCCCAGTCGGTCAGCGCCAGCCTGGATATCCTGGTGGTCGAGGATGTCGCGCTGAACCGTGAGGTGGCGGGCGGCTTGCTGGTGCGTGATGGCCACCGGGTGAGCTTTGCCGAAGATGCCGGGCAGGCCCTGCATATATGCGCTCAGCGGCGCTTCGACCTGATCCTGCTGGACGTTCACCTCCCCGGCATGAGCGGGGTGGAACTGTGCCGGCAGCTTCGCGCTACCCCCGGGCCTAACCACCACAGCCGGATAGTGGCGCTGACCGCTGGCGTGCAACCGGGGCAAGTGTCGGGTTACCTGGAAGCCGGCATGCAAGGTGTGCTGGCCAAGCCCCTGCGGCTGGCCAACCTGCGCCAGGCGCTGGCCGACGCAACGCCGACTGAACAGGCCGGTATGGACGCAAACATGGACTGGTCGCTGCTGGCGACCCACCGCTCCCTGCTGGGCGAACAGAAGCTGCAGGGCCTGCTGAACGTGTTGCGCCAGTCACTGGAGCAGCACGCCATGGCGTTGGCCGAGGCGCTGCCGGCCCAGGACTTTACCGAAGTGCTGCACCTGGCCCATCGCCTTGCCGGCAGTTGCGACTCCCTGGGTTTTTCTGGCCTGGCTGCGCTGTTGCGACGCCTTGAAGAAGCAGCCCGCCAGCATGACGGGCAGGCGCTGAACGCACTTGCCGAGCCATTGGCAAACCAGCTCGGCCAGGCCCGTGCGACCCTGAAACAGTTGATCCAGAGCTGA
- a CDS encoding amino acid permease: MTDNHEKIQLTRALKSRHIFMLSLGGVIGTGLFMGSGVTINQGGPVGAILAYLVAGLLMYLVMVCLGELSVQMPVSGSFQAHATKFIGPATGFMIGWVYWMSWATTVGLEFTAAGMLMTRWFPEVPIWYWSALFVVVLFGLNALATRAFGEAEYWFSGIKVATILGFIIIGLLVIFGAIPLSSGAPAPMLDNLVGESLFPHGLSAVFAVMMTVVYAFQGCEIMGVAAGETEHPEKSIPRAVRNVVFRVLIFYVLAIAVLSAIVPFEQAGLMESPFVQVFDMVGIPFAADVMNFVILTAILSVGNSGLYASTRILWAMSKSGMAPKSLAPLSKRGVPLRALSITLCFALVSLMTSFIAADTLFMVLMAVSGMSGTVTWIVIALAQYRFRKAYLREGGQLQDLKYRAPLYPLVPLLCITLCSSLFVFLALDETQRPSLYWGFGFIALCYAAYFFVNRRRQGAFEPSAPGV; encoded by the coding sequence ATGACTGACAACCACGAAAAAATCCAGCTCACCCGCGCCCTGAAAAGCCGGCACATCTTCATGCTGTCGCTGGGCGGGGTGATCGGCACCGGCCTGTTCATGGGTTCGGGCGTGACCATCAACCAGGGCGGGCCGGTGGGTGCGATCCTGGCCTACCTGGTGGCCGGCTTGCTGATGTACCTGGTGATGGTCTGCCTGGGTGAGCTGTCGGTGCAGATGCCAGTGTCCGGCTCGTTCCAGGCCCATGCCACGAAGTTCATCGGCCCGGCCACCGGCTTCATGATCGGCTGGGTGTACTGGATGAGCTGGGCCACTACCGTGGGCCTGGAGTTTACCGCTGCCGGCATGCTGATGACCCGCTGGTTCCCCGAGGTGCCGATCTGGTACTGGTCGGCACTGTTCGTGGTCGTGCTGTTCGGCCTCAACGCCCTGGCCACTCGCGCTTTTGGCGAGGCCGAGTACTGGTTCTCGGGCATCAAGGTGGCAACCATCCTTGGCTTTATCATCATTGGCCTGCTGGTGATTTTCGGCGCCATCCCGCTGAGCAGCGGGGCGCCGGCGCCAATGCTGGACAACCTGGTGGGCGAGTCGCTGTTCCCCCACGGCCTGTCGGCGGTGTTCGCGGTGATGATGACCGTGGTCTATGCGTTCCAGGGCTGCGAAATCATGGGCGTGGCGGCCGGCGAGACCGAGCACCCGGAAAAAAGCATCCCGCGCGCCGTGCGCAATGTGGTGTTCCGCGTGCTGATTTTCTATGTGCTGGCGATCGCCGTGCTGTCGGCCATCGTGCCGTTCGAGCAGGCCGGCCTGATGGAAAGCCCGTTCGTGCAGGTGTTCGACATGGTCGGTATCCCCTTTGCTGCCGACGTGATGAACTTCGTCATCCTCACCGCCATCCTGTCGGTGGGCAACTCTGGGCTGTATGCGTCTACGCGCATTCTGTGGGCGATGTCCAAGAGCGGCATGGCGCCGAAAAGCCTGGCGCCGCTGAGCAAGCGCGGCGTACCGCTGCGGGCGCTGAGCATCACCTTGTGCTTTGCCCTGGTGTCGCTGATGACCAGCTTCATTGCCGCCGACACCCTGTTCATGGTGTTGATGGCGGTGAGCGGCATGTCTGGCACCGTGACCTGGATCGTCATCGCCCTGGCGCAGTACCGCTTCCGCAAGGCCTACCTGCGTGAAGGTGGGCAACTGCAGGACCTGAAGTACAGGGCACCGCTGTACCCGCTGGTGCCGCTGCTGTGCATCACCCTGTGCAGCTCGCTGTTCGTGTTCCTGGCACTGGATGAAACCCAGCGGCCGTCGCTGTACTGGGGCTTTGGCTTCATTGCCCTGTGCTACGCGGCGTACTTCTTCGTCAACCGCCGTCGGCAGGGTGCCTTTGAGCCGAGCGCGCCTGGCGTTTGA
- a CDS encoding enoyl-CoA hydratase/isomerase family protein, giving the protein MTTPSSSLLSKVEAGVAWITLNRPEQRNALDIPTLKQLHALLECHNSDPAVRVVVLTGSGRSFCAGADLAEWAAAEAAGTLESYGWTETAHALMLRLHSLDKPTLAAINGTAVGGGMDLSLCCDLRIAAASARFKAGYTSMGYSPDAGASWHLPRLIGSEQAKRLLFLDELWGAERALAAGLVSEVCADEQLPAVAAELAGRLANGPTFAYAQTKQLIRDGARRTLAEQLEAERHAGLLCGRSQDGAEALQASVERRAPRFTGQ; this is encoded by the coding sequence ATGACCACCCCGTCGTCGTCACTGTTGAGCAAAGTCGAAGCCGGCGTTGCCTGGATCACCCTCAACCGCCCCGAGCAACGCAACGCGCTCGACATACCCACCCTCAAGCAACTGCACGCCTTGCTCGAATGCCACAACAGCGACCCGGCCGTACGCGTGGTGGTGCTTACCGGCAGCGGTCGCAGCTTCTGCGCCGGCGCCGACCTGGCCGAGTGGGCTGCCGCCGAAGCTGCGGGCACCCTGGAAAGCTACGGCTGGACCGAAACCGCCCACGCCCTGATGTTGCGCCTGCATAGCCTCGACAAGCCCACCCTCGCCGCCATCAACGGCACCGCCGTGGGCGGTGGCATGGACCTCAGCCTGTGCTGCGACCTGCGTATCGCCGCTGCCTCTGCGCGTTTCAAGGCCGGCTACACCAGCATGGGCTACAGCCCCGATGCCGGCGCCAGCTGGCACTTGCCACGGCTGATCGGCAGCGAGCAGGCCAAGCGCTTGTTGTTCCTCGATGAACTGTGGGGCGCCGAGCGTGCCCTGGCGGCCGGGCTGGTCAGCGAAGTCTGCGCCGACGAGCAACTGCCCGCCGTGGCGGCCGAGCTGGCCGGGCGCCTGGCCAATGGCCCGACGTTCGCCTATGCGCAGACCAAGCAGCTGATCCGCGACGGCGCCCGGCGCACCCTGGCCGAGCAGCTGGAGGCCGAGCGCCACGCCGGCCTGCTGTGCGGCCGCAGCCAGGATGGCGCCGAGGCGCTGCAAGCCTCGGTTGAACGCCGCGCCCCCCGTTTCACCGGCCAGTAA